Proteins from one Hemibagrus wyckioides isolate EC202008001 linkage group LG16, SWU_Hwy_1.0, whole genome shotgun sequence genomic window:
- the bmpr1bb gene encoding bone morphogenetic protein receptor, type IBb, which yields MPRLLEPVAEGSLMARLLLLLLVLLLGFSSNFSHANVLDAMLLRNSGKVTLDSRKEDIRSSVPVVPERTLWCHCYHHCPEDSVNNTCRTDGYCFTMVEEEEGGPPTLTSGCLGLVGSEFQCRDTGNSRLRRALECCTDQDYCNRDLHPTLPPINTPNYVDNSIHQMALFISVAVCSIILIFIIVFCYFRYKRQELRPRYTIGLEQDESYIPPGESLKDLIQQSQSSGSGSGLPLLVQRTIAKQIQMVKQIGKGRYGEVWMGRWRGERVAVKVFFTTEEASWFRETEIYQTVLMRHENILGFIAADIKGTGSWTQLYLITDYHESGSLYDYLKSTTLDIRALLRLAYSAVSGLCHLHTEIFGTQGKPAIAHRDLKSKNILVKNNGTCCIADLGLAVKFISDTNEVDIPPNTRVGTKRYMPPEVLDETLNCNHFQSYIMADMYSFGLILWEIARRCVSGGIVEEYQLPYHDQVPTDPSYEDMRGVVCIKRQRPSFANRWASDECLRQMGKLMSECWAHNPGSRLTALRVKKTLAKMSESQDIKL from the exons CGAACGTGCTGGACGCAATGCTGTTGAGGAATTCTGGGAAGGTGACGCTGGATAGCCGAAAGGAGGACATTAGGAGCTCAGTGCCTGTGGTTCCTGAGAGGACACTGTGGTGTCACTGTTACCACCACTGTCCAGAGGACTCTGTCAACAACACCTGCAG AACTGATGGCTACTGCTTCACCatggtggaggaggaagagggtggCCCCCCAACACTCACCTCAGGCTGTTTGGGTTTGGTGGGCTCTGAATTTCAGTGCAGG GATACGGGGAATTCTCGTTTAAGAAGGGCGTTGGAGTGCTGTACGGATCAGGACTACTGCAACCGAGACCTTCATCCAACCCTGCCTCCTATTAACACCCCGA ACTACGTGGACAACAGCATCCACCAGATGGCTCTGTTCATCTCTGTAGCCGTGTGCAGCATTATCCTCATCTTTATCATTGTGTTCTGTTACTTCAG GTACAAGCGCCAGGAGCTGAGGCCCCGGTATACTATTGGTTTGGAGCAGGACGAGTCATACATCCCTCCAGGAGAGTCTCTGAAGGACCTGATCCAGCAGTCACAGAGTTCAGGCAGTGGCTCAGGACTTCCCCTGCTG GTGCAGCGCACCATAGCTAAGCAGATCCAGATGGTGAAGCAGATCGGAAAGGGACGCTACGGGGAGGTGTGGATGGGCCGCTGGAGAGGCGAGAGGGTGGCTGTCAAGGTGTTCTTCACCACTGAGGAGGCCAGCTGGTTCAGAGAGACCGAGATTTACCAGACTGTCCTCATGAGGCATGAGAATATACTAG GCTTTATCGCAGCAGACATAAAGGGAACAGGCTCATGGACACAGCTGTACCTGATCACAGATTACCACGAGAGCGGCTCTCTCTACGACTACCTCAAATCCACCACGCTGGATATACGGGCACTGCTACGCCTAGCGTACTCGGCCGTCTCAGGGCTCTGCCACCTGCACACTGAGATCTTCGGCACACAGGGCAAGCCAGCCATCGCCCACCGTGACCTCAAGAGTAAGAACATTCTGGTGAAGAATAATGGCACATGTTGCATCGCTGACCTCGGACTAGCTGTCAAGTTCATCAG TGACACCAATGAGGTAGATATTCCTCCTAACACACGAGTGGGCACCAAGCGCTATATGCCCCCAGAGGTACTGGACGAAACCCTGAACTGCAACCACTTTCAGTcctacatcatggctgacatGTACAGCTTTGGCCTGATCCTGTGGGAGATCGCCAGGAGATGTGTGTCAGGAG GGATTGTGGAGGAGTATCAGTTGCCTTACCATGACCAGGTACCTACAGACCCATCCTATGAAGATATGAGAGGAGTGGTGTGTATAAAGCGACAGCGGCCCTCTTTTGCCAACCGTTGGGCAAGTGATGAG tgcctCAGGCAGATGGGCAAGCTGATGAGTGAATGCTGGGCGCATAACCCAGGATCCCGCCTCACCGCCCTCAGGGTGAAGAAAACTCTGGCTAAAATGTCTGAGTCGCAGGACATTAAACTGTGA